The stretch of DNA ATCATGGCGCTTGAACACGCAGACGTTCTCAGGGCCGCCCACCTGGCCCGGCTCGGCCTGAACGACGACGAGGCCGCCCACTACCTTGACGACCTGGGCCGCATCCTGGAGATGGTCGACCAGCTCCAGTCCCTGGATACCGAGGGCGTCGCCCCCCTGGCCCACCCGCTGGAGACCACCCAGCGGCTGCGCGCCGACGAGGTCACCGAGGCCGACCAGCGCGACCAGTTCCAGCGCTGCGCCCCGGCGGTGGAGCAGGGGCTCTACCTGGTCCCCCGGGTCGTCGAATGATCCGCGCCACTCCCATCCGTTACCGGCAAGCCATCACGGAGCCCAGGGCCCATGCATGACAAGACACTGACGGAACTCGCCGCCGGCCTCGCGGCCGGCGAGTTCTCCAGCCGCGAGCTCACCGAGAGCCTGCTCGCGCGCATCGAGCGCCACGACGGCGACCTCAACAGCTTCATCACCGTGACACCGGAGCAGGCCCTCGCCGCCGCCGACGCCGCCGATGGCGCCCGGGGCGAAGCCGGCCCACTGGCCGGGGTGCCGCTGGCGCTCAAGGACATCTTCTGCACCACCGGCGTGAAGACCAGCGCCGGCTCGCGGATGCTCGACAACTTCGTGGCCCCCTACGACGCCACCGTGGTCGAGAAGCTCAAGGCCGCCGGCACCGTGAGCCTGGGCAAGACCAACATGGACGAGTTCGCCATGGGCTCGTCCAACGAGAAC from Halomonas aestuarii encodes:
- the gatC gene encoding Asp-tRNA(Asn)/Glu-tRNA(Gln) amidotransferase subunit GatC, whose amino-acid sequence is MALEHADVLRAAHLARLGLNDDEAAHYLDDLGRILEMVDQLQSLDTEGVAPLAHPLETTQRLRADEVTEADQRDQFQRCAPAVEQGLYLVPRVVE